A single region of the Amia ocellicauda isolate fAmiCal2 chromosome 8, fAmiCal2.hap1, whole genome shotgun sequence genome encodes:
- the prc2 gene encoding protein regulator of cytokinesis 1: MPNRRSEALAFSLVTGINLAMARLVDIWDSIGILEEQRVERMEAVKKHIDLLLNEMITEEEHLKHRIELSIITCQKQLDTLYLELSVEPYQIDDGLTVLQLEKDLRTKMEALAKERNDRLKELESLREDDNALCIELCTTPYYIPTGSLPSRSQLQDLREHIKTLTEEKKNRVKVFSGLRQDISQLMSEIGHSPETSVEKEAVCDDADVFLLTNENIKALQMLKFQLEVKKDSLTLTRGELKEKVLNLWNRLEFTEQEKAAFEDNLKASLSDEIADWQNELERLEELKKANLQEVIEKIRIELTEYWETCKFGSEQKNSCTFFFDDNFTEELLTKHDEELLRVKEYYKNAKPMLENVERWEKNWVLFQDFERKASDPNRFSNRGGTLLKDAKERVKVQKMLPKLEEDLKSSIEIWEAEQGTEFLIGGLRIMDYIGRQWEEHRLLKGKEKSERVTKKDPSVVKTPGKRPHGGLITNTPSKMRKVPGNPNVSVQRVTSTSSSSSSNNSTASTFNSVSGKPPLSTSKAQQKNRFLDVSQRTPLQEFNSEKKHVKIGSYTEFTKELAQKSQNLEAVLNSTTKDILK, from the exons ATGCCGAACAGAAGAAG TGAGGCCTTGGCCTTTTCCCTTGTGACTGGCATTAATCTGGCCATGGCGAGGCTGGTGGACATCTGGGACAGCATCGGGATCCTGGAGGAGCAGCGGGTGGAGCGCATGGAGGCGGTGAAGAAGCACATTGAT ctTCTCCTGAATGAAATGATTACAGAAgaagaacatttaaaacatcGCATTGAATTAAGTATTATTacttgtcaaaagcaattggacacaTTATACCTGGAACTGTCTGTGGAACCTTACCAG ATTGATGATGGTCTGACTGTCCTGCAATTGGAGAAGGATCTGCGCACAAAAATGGAAGCACTCGCAAAAGAGAGGAATGATCGACTCAAGGAGCTGGAGAGCTTGAGGGAGGATGACAACGCCTTGTGCATAGAGTTGTGCACCACTCCCTACTACATCCCTACTGGCAGCCTGCCGTCACGCTCTCAGCTCCAGGACCTGCGAGAACACATCAAAACTCTTACAGAAGAAAAG AAAAACCGTGTGAAAGTGTTTTCTGGACTCCGACAAGATATCAGCCAGTTAATGAGTGAAATTGGCCACTCGCCTGAGACCAGTGTGGAAAAGGAGGCAGTCTGTGATGATGCAGATGTCTTCCTTCTTACCAATGAGAATATCAAAGCTCTCCAAATGTTAAAGTTCCAG CTGGAAGTTAAAAAAGATTCATTGACATTGACCCGGGGCGAACTGAAAGAGAAGGTTCTTAATCTGTGGAATCGGTTGGAATTCACGGAGCAGGAGAAGGCAGCATTTGAAGACAACCTAAAAGCCTCCTTGTCTGATGAGATTGCAGAT TGGCAGAATGAGCTGGAGCGCCTGGAGGAGCTGAAGAAAGCTAATCTTCAAGAAGTCATTGAGAAGATCAGGATAGAACTTACAGAGTACTGGGAGACATGCAAGTTTGGTTCTGAACAAAAGAATTCCTGCACATTCTTCTTTGATG ATAACTTCACTGAGGAATTGCTTACCAAGCACGATGAAGAGCTGCTTCGTGTCAAAGAGTACTACAAGAATGCCAAGCCTATGTTGGAGAATGTGGAGAGATGGGAGAAGAATTGGGTCCTTTTCCAGGATTTTGAG AGGAAGGCATCTgatccaaacagattttccaacAGAGGAGGAACGTTGCTGAAAGATGCGAAAGAAAGGGTTAAAGTCCAGAAGATGCTTCCTAAg CTGGAGGAAGATCTAAAGAGCTCCATTGAGATATGGGAAGCAGAGCAGGGTACTGAGTTTCTTATCGGAGGCCTGAGAATAATGGATTACATTGGGAGACAATGGGAAGAGCACAGATTACTGAAGGGAAAAGAGAAGAGTGAACGT GTCACAAAGAAGGATCCTTCAGTTGTGAAAACACCAGGAAAACGCCCCCACGGAGGACTGATTACAAACACGCCTAGCAAGATGAGGAAG GTTCCAGGAAATCCAAACGTCTCTGTACAGCGGGTAACGAGTACCAGCTCCAGCAGCTCCAGTAATAACAGCACTGCTAGCACCTTTAACAGTGTGAGCGGTAAACCCCCTCTCTCTACATCCAAG GCCCAGCAGAAGAACAGATTTTTGGATGTTTCTCAAAGGACACCATTGCAAGAATTCAACAGTGAGAAAAAGCATGTTAAAATTGGCAGTTACACAGAGTTTACC AAAGAACTTGCACAGAAGTCACAGAATCTAGAAGCTGTTCTGAACTCCACCACAAAGGATATCCTCAAATAA
- the slc26a1 gene encoding sulfate anion transporter 1, with the protein MEGEHQRNILHLQRKVRRRRDPKEVLTNKLSRSLSCSVTKLKNTFTGFFPVVRWLPKYKFKEYIWGDIMSGLIVGIILVPQAIAYCLLAGLQPIYGLYTSFFSNIIYFFMGTSRHVSVGIFSLMSLMVGQVVDREVYLAGFDLSEDTNVDTMQLGDIWNSTVSSSISTVNLSMGGLSMECGKECYAITIAAALTFLAGIYQVLMAVFQLGFVSVYLSAPMLDGFATGASITILTVQAKYLLGLKIPRHQGYGTVIITWINIFKNIHKTNFCDLITSTICLAVLVAAKELGDRYKDRLKIPLPTELVVVTVATLVSHFANLNGLYSSSISGAIPTGFIPPKVPSFELMPRVVFDAIPLGIISFAFTVSLSEMFAKKNGYTVRPNQEMIAIGFCNIIPSFFHCFTTSAALAKTMVKDSTGCQTQVSSVISAFVVLLVLLVFAPLFYSLQKCVLACIIIVSLRGALRKFQDVPKQWQLNKIDAVVWSITMLSSALISVEMGLLVGVIFSMLCVVARTQVPKVAILGQVQDTGFYEDSSEYENLLTVPKVKIFRFQAPLYYANKDFFLKSLYKSVGVEPFLEITKKKKAEKRAKQLAAKQARENDLDKTNGEATVSLVPKELDFHTVVLDCSSMPFMDTTGMITFKGIVKDYKEVGVSILLACCNPSVIESLKRGGFFGIEDKDISSMLFYTVHSAVLFAKSRESTVNDSVV; encoded by the exons ATGGAGGGAGAGCACCAGAGAAACATCCTCCATCTGCAGAGGAAGGTGCGCAGGCGGAGGGACCCGAAGGAAGTGCTGACCAACAAGCTGAGCAGAAGTCTCTCCTGCTCGGTGACCAAGCTGAAAAACACCTTCACTGGCTTCTTTCCTGTGGTTCGGTGGTTGCCGAAGTACAAATTTAAGGAGTATATCTGGGGTGACATCATGTCAGGCCTCATCGTGGGGATTATCCTTGTTCCCCAGGCCATCGCCTACTGCCTGCTGGCTGGGCTTCAGCCTATCTATGGCCTGTACACTTCCTTTTtcagcaacattatatattttttcatgggCACCTCCCGGCATGTCTCTGTGGGGATATTCAGCCTGATGAGCCTCATGGTTGGACAGGTGGTGGACCGGGAGGTCTATCTGGCAGGGTTTGACCTGAGCGAGGACACCAACGTAGACACCATGCAATTAGGAGACATATGGAACAGCACTGTCTCCTCCAGCATCTCCACAGTGAACTTGAGCATGGGGGGGTTAAGTATGGAATGTGGGAAGGAGTGCTATGCCATTACCATTGCTGCTGCTTTGACATTCCTAGCTGGTATTTATCAG GTGCTGATGGCTGTTTTCCAGCTGGGATTTGTCTCAGTGTACCTGTCTGCGCCAATGCTGGATGGCTTTGCCACAGGTGCCTCCATCACCATTCTCACTGTGCAGGCCAAGTACCTTCTCGGGCTCAAGATACCTCGGCACCAGGGCTATGGGACTGTCATCATCACATGGATCAACATCTTCAAGAATATCCACAAGACGAACTTCTGTGACCTGATTACCAGCACCATCTGCTTGGCAGTGCTGGTGGCTGCCAAGGAGTTAGGCGACCGCTACAAGGATCGGCTGAAGATCCCTTTACCCACAGAGCTGGTGGTGGTGACAGTGGCAACCCTGGTTTCCCACTTTGCTAACCTCAATGGATTGTACAGCTCCAGTATCTCTGGGGCAATTCCAACGGGATTCATTCCCCCAAAGGTGCCTAGTTTTGAGCTGATGCCAAGGGTAGTGTTTGATGCCATACCCCTTGGTATCATCAGCTTTGCCTTCACAGTTTCACTCTCTGAGATgtttgccaagaagaatggctATACTGTTCGGCCCAATCAAGAGATGATCGCTATCGGCTTCTGTAATATCATACCATCCTTTTTCCATTGCTTCACGACCAGTGCAGCCTTGGCCAAAACAATGGTGAAAGACTCAACCGGCTGCCAAACACAGGTTTCCAGTGTGATCAGCGCCTTTGTTGTCCTGCTGGTCCTCCTGGTCTTTGCCCCACTTTTTTACTCCCTACAGAAGTGCGTTCTGGCCTGTATTATCATTGTCAGCTTGAGAGGTGCCCTTCGCAAATTCCAGGATGTGCCAAAGCAGTGGCAACTCAACAAGATAGATGCCGTCGTCTGGTCGATCACCATGCTGTCATCGGCTCTGATCAGCGTGGAGATGGGACTGTTGGTTGGAGTCATCTTCTCCATGCTTTGTGTGGTGGCTCGTACCCAGGTCCCCAAAGTAGCCATTCTGGGCCAAGTCCAGGACACTGGCTTCTATGAGGACAGCAGCGAATACGAGAACCTCTTAACAGTCCCTAAAGTGAAGATATTCCGCTTCCAGGCTCCGCTGTACTATGCCAACAAGGACTTCTTCCTTAAATCGCTCTACAAATCTGTAGGGGTGGAGCCCTTCTTAGAAATCACCAAAAAGAAGAAGGCAGAGAAGAGGGCAAAGCAATTGGCTGCCAAGCAGGCTAGGGAAAATGACCTTGACAAAACCAATGGAGAAGCCACAGTTAGCTTGGTTCCGAAAGAACTTGACTTCCATACAGTTGTCTTAGACTGTTCTTCAATGCCTTTTATGGATACCACGGGGATGATTACCTTTAAAGGAATAGTGAAAGACTATAAAGAGGTTGGGGTCAGCATCCTACTGGCCTGTTGTAACCCCTCTGTGATAGAATCCTTAAAACGAGGGGGTTTCTTTGGAATAGAAGACAAAGACATCAGTAGCATGTTGTTTTACACTGTGCACAGCGCTGTCTTGTTTGCCAAAAGCAGAGAATCGACAGTCAATGACTCAGTCGTGTAG